Proteins from a genomic interval of Paenibacillus sp. RC334:
- a CDS encoding peptidoglycan DD-metalloendopeptidase family protein: MKKATRKNRIEIFHYGKMVLVASAFAAFITACGGGGGNSEVAKDIPNETTNTKDHTVKPEEVPEKLLEGKYAEVYDQFSNEFKQQLSEADFVKMAPDSLKGVDSFKQASVMKLNGSEQRSWISDSGKIGLITVFDEKGTILGLQAKKLSPSPETDNRLTKIKYDWPLKGEWFVTWGGTNALVNYHYEYESQRYAYDLIQKKDGYSYKGDPLKNTSYYAFGQPILAPTSGTVVSVVNNIPDNEPVGVMNEKVPAGNEVVIDHGGEYSVLAHMKKGSVKVKVGDKVKSGDEIGLLGNSGNSSEAHLHFQVSDGADLFKSRSININWKNRITPVQGETITAE; this comes from the coding sequence GTGAAGAAGGCAACTAGAAAGAACAGGATAGAAATCTTCCACTATGGCAAAATGGTACTGGTGGCAAGTGCGTTTGCTGCTTTTATAACGGCATGCGGAGGAGGAGGGGGGAACTCGGAAGTGGCCAAAGATATACCGAATGAAACAACAAATACAAAGGACCACACGGTGAAGCCAGAGGAGGTACCGGAAAAACTGCTTGAGGGCAAGTATGCGGAGGTTTATGACCAATTCAGCAATGAGTTTAAACAACAACTGAGCGAAGCCGATTTTGTAAAAATGGCTCCTGATTCTCTAAAAGGTGTTGATTCATTTAAGCAGGCGTCAGTCATGAAACTCAATGGCAGCGAACAACGTTCATGGATAAGCGACTCAGGGAAAATAGGCCTGATCACTGTTTTTGATGAGAAGGGAACTATATTGGGGCTTCAGGCCAAGAAACTTTCCCCTTCGCCGGAAACAGACAATCGCCTGACCAAAATCAAATACGATTGGCCATTGAAGGGGGAATGGTTTGTTACCTGGGGTGGAACCAATGCGCTTGTGAATTACCACTATGAATATGAAAGCCAGCGATATGCCTATGACCTTATACAGAAAAAAGATGGCTATTCCTATAAAGGTGATCCGCTGAAAAATACAAGCTATTATGCTTTCGGCCAACCGATTCTTGCGCCGACAAGCGGAACCGTGGTCTCGGTTGTAAATAACATTCCTGATAACGAACCTGTCGGCGTGATGAACGAGAAGGTGCCTGCCGGGAATGAAGTTGTGATTGACCATGGCGGGGAATATAGCGTGCTAGCTCATATGAAGAAAGGTTCTGTTAAAGTGAAGGTAGGGGATAAGGTGAAGAGTGGCGATGAAATCGGGCTACTTGGTAATTCAGGCAATTCCAGCGAAGCCCATCTTCATTTTCAGGTGTCAGACGGTGCAGATTTATTCAAGTCTCGTTCGATCAACATCAATTGGAAGAACCGAATTACTCCTGTGCAGGGAGAGACAATAACAGCCGAGTAA